The DNA segment CAACAAGTATTTCATCGACGCCAGCACCCTGGCGGTCGGTGCCGACGGCGTGGTGCGCTATGCGTTGGTGGTCGAGACCTCGGGCGGCGCCCGCAACATCAGTTTTGAAGGCATCCACTGCAAGGGCCGCAACTGGAAGCACTACGCCACGGGTCGCAGCGACGGTACCTGGACCAAGTCGCGAACCTCCCGCATCGAGTGGCGGCCGATCGAAAACAAGCCCGTCAACCGGCACCATGCGGCATTGAGCCGCGACCTGTTCTGCCCGCTGGGCAACCCCATCTTCACGGCTGACGAAGGGCGCAACGCCTTGCGCCTGGGCAAGCATCCCAACTCAAATTGATAGCGGGGAAATCCGAATGATCGATGCCATCATCCCGGAAATCGACAAGGCACTGCGTGCCGTATTTGCGGCCGCCCCGACCCGGCGTCCGATGCCGGGCGAAGACCTGCCCGAAGCAGCGATGAGCGATGACGAAAGGCAGCACGTCGCCGCGCTGATGCGGGTCAACCACTGCGGCGAAATCTGCGCCCAGGCCCTGTACCAGGGGCAGGCACTGACCTCGCGCGATGTCGCCGTCAAGCGCGAACTGGAACAGGCGGCGTGGGAGGAAACCGAGCATCTCAACTGGACCGAGCGGCGTATTGCCGAACTCGGTGGCCGCAAGAGCGTGCTCAATCCGCTGTGGTATGCCGGGTCGCTGGCAATCGGGATGTTTGCGGGAAAGTGCGGCGATGCATGGAGTCTCGGTTTTCTCGCCGAAACCGAACGCCAGGTCGAGGGGCACCTGGAAAGCCACAAGGCCAGGCTGCCGACGCAGGATCGGAAGTCATGGGAAGTGCTGGAGCAGATGAAGGTCGACGAGATTCGCCACGCCGAAACGGCGAGTCATTACGGTGCGCGGGAATTGCCGACCCCGGTCAAGCTCGCCATGAAGCTTTCGTCGAAGGTGATGACGAAGCTTTCCTACGTCGCCTGATCAGGCCTCGACGACTTCAAAACTGTGGCTGACCTCGGCGGTCTTGCCGAGCATGATCGAGGCGGAACAGTACTTCTCGGCGGAGAGTTTTACCGCACGTTCGACGACCTCCGGTTTCAGGTTCTTCCCGGTTACCACGAAGTGCATGTTGATGCGCGTGAATACCTTGGGGTCGACCTCCGCACGCTCGGCTTGAAGCTTCACTTCGCATCCGCTGACTTCATGCCGGCCCCGTTTCAGGATCAGCACGATATCGAAGGCAGTACACCCTCCCGTGCCGGCCAACAGCAGTTCCATGGGCCGTGGCGCCAGATTGCGCCCACCCGCGTCAGGCGCCCCATCCATGCAGATCAGGTGTCCGCTGCCGGTCTCGGCAACAAAGCTCATTCCGTCATGCCAGCGTACCGTGCATTCCATGCTGCTCACTCCTTCAATCGATATCGCCATTCTAGCGGTGACACCAAGGCGGGAGTGCGGCAGCGCATCAAACCAGGCTGCTGTGTCACAGCGGGCAATCGATTCGCCGTCATATAGACAAATCTGCTCAGTCGAAATGGAAAATTAATTCTTTAATAATCAATGAAATCAAACTGCTTCCCATTTCAAGGCAAAGACAATGGCAGTCGATTGCGCAATGCACAAATATGTCTTGCAATGCAGCAAGGGCTATGGAAGAATCCATTCAACCGAACATTGAGTGCAGTAAGGGATTCAACGCAGTCCATGTTCAACCCCTGTCTCCTCCACCCTCCTCCTTTGGTGTGGATTAAACGCAGCCCGTTCGGGTTGCGTTTTTTTTCGCTTGTTCGTCGAGGATGTGTGCGAGTTACCTGATTTTGCTGTCAGGTTTGACAGCATCAGGGAAGGTCTGTACGATTCGCGCCCTTCGAGCTGGGTCGGTAGCTCAGTCGGTAGAGCAGCGGACTTTTAATCCGTTGGTCGCGAGTTCGAATCTCGCCCGACCCACCACCGTAATATATAATTTGCAATTCGGGTTGTTAGCTCAGTTGGTAGAGCAGCGGACTCTTAATCCGTAGGTCCACAGTTCGAATCTGTGACAACCCACCAAATCAGAAGCCGAATCAACTTAATTAGTTGATTCGGCTTTTTTCTTGCGCATGTTTCAACCCAACGCGGCTACCCTGGCTTCAGGCAACTGGCTGACGCCTCGGCTTCAAGCGGGCCTGATGCCGCAGGATCGGCGCACCAGGCGCCGCCATGTCGACGCCCATTGAAAATCCTTACTTCAGCGCGTCGCTAAGATCCTTGTCACTGATCTTGCCCGACCGGTGCAGCCACAGCAGAATCGCCAGCGGCTTGGGAATATTGCGGCCGGACTCATATCTGGAGCCGCCCGATTGCGTGACGCCATATCTCATCCAGAAATCCTTTTGATTGAGGTTCTCCTTCTTGCGATCGGTCGCGATGTCACTGAAGTCGAGTTTTTTCTTGCGGGCCATGGCGTTCTCCTGCCGGTGAGTAATCGAGGCAATATGCTAGCGCTTTTTTTCGATCCATGCTTTTGGCAATGCCGAACGGGATTGACGCTGTCGTTCTGGCGAAGTTCCCGGGTTGCGCCATGCGGGGCGTGAGGATGTATCGCGCACTTCGGATCAGGATGCCGCGGCGATCACCAGGCCGAGCAGTAACAACACCAGTCCGCGCACTCCGCCCCAGCGGCAGAGCCTGTTGCGCAAGCCTTGATGCCAGGGCCCCTGCGTACCCGGACGCAGCCAGACCGGCAGCAGATGCGAGGCGGCTCCGCTCACCAGCGGCAGAAGGAAGGCGATGACGAATCCGGCGACGGCGGGACGGGCCGGCAGCCAGCCAAACCCGTGCGCGATGCCCAAGCCCAGCATGCCGAGCAAGCCCAGCGCGGCGGCCGTCAGGGATGGGGCCGCACCATGCATCTGGCGCAGCGACTTGCCGAACAATGAAAACCATGCGTGCAGCATGCGCACGACAACCCCTCCGTAGAGCATGACGCCGAGCAGGGCGAGGGCGGGAGCCAGCCCGGAAGCTGGTGACGGCAGCAATGACGACGCGCCGATGGCAATCAACAGTGCGCCGGTTGCCGCCCATTTGAGGTCACGCCGCAAGCGCATCACGGCACCAGGGTCTGCCTGGCCCAGGCTGGTGGGCAGCAATACCTGCAAAGTCCCCAGAGCGGTCAGTCCGACAAAGCCGAGCAGGTTGGCATGCAGATGAAACAGGCGCAGCGCGTTGCGTTGGGTCGGGAACAGGGGCATCAGGACAACCGCCAGCAGTGCCGCCAGCAAAAAGGCAAGCGCCGCCAGATACCAGTCCAGCCCGCGATGACGCGGACCGAACATCCGGCGTGTGCGGCTCACCGTCCAGCCGGCAAGAGTCAGTGCGGCAAGTCCGCCCAAGGCAGCCGCCAGAGCCAGGCTGGTCGACGAGAAGTCGCCGGCAAATGAAAACACGGCCAGTGCACCGCCGCTCCAGGCCAGCGCCGGAGGTACCCAGGCGGCAAAGCCGGCGGCGCCGCTGCGCGTCAGTACCGGAATGAAGTAACTCATTGCCGCCAGGATCAGCGGCAGCACGCCCAGCGCGAAGGCGACATGGGCAGCCAGTTGCGGCGCAGCGTGGCCCGTGATCAGCAATACGCCGGCCGTCGCCAGCGAAAGCAGGGCGGCGATGGTCAGCAATGGCATCAGATAGGTGCGCGACATGGATGAATTGTAAAGGCCGGACCCGCATGCGACACTCGCGCACCATGTCTTCGTCTTCCATTCCGCGCGCCGGACTCATCCTGCTGGGCCTGCTTTCCCTTGGCTGGGGTTTCAACTGGCCGATCATGAAGGTCGTCATCACCGAAATTCCGCGCTGGATATTTCGCGGCGACAGCATCCTGCTGGCTTCCGTCGGATTGTTCGGCATCGCCTGGTTTTCGGGGCACTCCCTGCGGGTGCCCACCGGGCGATGGCCGCAGTTGCTGGGCATGGCAACATGCAACATCGTCGGCTGGAACATGTTCGCGATTTACGGCGTCAGCCTGCTGCCTTCGGGACGTGCTGCCATCCTCGGCTACACCATGCCGCTCTGGAGCGCCGTGCTGTCGGCGTGGTTTCTCAACGAACCGCTTACCCGACGCCGGCTGATTGGCCTGGCGCTGGGGATGAGCGGCATGGCGCTGCTGATCGGCGCCGAGTTCGAAAATCTCGGCAGAGCGCCGATGGGTGTGATTCTGATGCTCATCGCGGCCATCTTCTGGGCCGGTGGACTGGTGATCTACAAGCGGAATCCGCTGCCCATGCCGATCACCGCACTGACCGCATGGCAAGCCTTGCTGGGAGGAATACCGATCGCACTGGCCGGCCATGCGCTGGAAACCGTCGAGTGGGGCCGGATCAGCTTCTGGCCCTTGTTCGGCTTCTGGTACAACGTGTTCATCGGCTTGCTGTTCTGCTACTGGGCATGGAACAAGCTGGTGCAGATGGTGCCGGCCGCCGTGTCCTCGCTGGGCTCGCTGATCATTCCCGTGGTCGGGGTATTCAGCGGAATGGTGTTTCTGGGCGAGGCCCCGCGCTGGCAGGATTTTGCGGCGCTGGTGCTGGTATTGACCTCAATTGCGACAGTGCTGCTGCCGGCGCGACCGTCGGCTTGACCCGACACAAGGCGCGGCGCAGCCGTTTCGGGCACAATTGGCCAATGCTCAAGGTTTCAGGTCTCGCCTGTTCGCGCGGTGAACGCCGCTTGTTTGCCGACGTCGGGTTTTCGCTCGCCGCAGGCGAGTGGTTGCACGTGCAGGGCGAGAACGGCGCCGGCAAGACCAGCCTGATGCGCCTGCTGGTCGGCCTTTCGCCGGCCGATGCCGGCGAGATTCGCTGGCGCGACGAGCCGACGCCGTCGGTCGAATTTCGCCGCGACCTGATTTATCTCGGCCATCACGCGGCGGTCAAGGAAGACCTGACGCCACTGGAAAATCTGCGCCTGGCGGCCGCCCTGGACGGCATCGCACTCGACGAGCGTACCTCGCTGGCTGCCCTGATCCGGCTCGGGTTGCGCGGACGCGAGGACTTGCCGGTCCGCGTATTGTCCGCCGGACAAAAGCGGCGCGTACTGCTGGCCCGCCTGCTGACACGTCCGGCGGTTTTGTGGGTGCTCGACGAAGCCTTCAATGCGCTCGATGTCGCCGCGGTGAAGCTGCTCGGCGAACTGATTGCGGAGCATCTGTCCGCAGGCGGCATGGCGGTGCTGACCAGCCACCAGCCGCTGCCCGTGCCGGGCGGCAAGGCGTTGGTGCTATGAACGCGTTTTTCGCAACCGTGCGCCGCGATCTGCTGCTGGCGCTGCGGCGCAAGAGCGAGGTGCTGACGGCGGTGTTCTTTTTTGTCATCGTCACCAGCCTGTTTCCGCTGGGCATCGGCCCGGAACCGGTACTGTTGAAGAAGATCGCGCCCGGCATCCTCTGGGTTGCCGCGTTATTGGCAACCCTGCTCGGCCTGCCGCGCCTGTTTGCGGCCGATCACGTCGATGGCACGCTGGAGCAGATGGCCCTGTCGCCCTCTCCCTTGGGCATGCTGGTTGCCGGTAAAATACTGGCGCACTGGTTGTTGTGCGGCTTGCCGCTGGTTCTGCTGGCGCCCGTGCTCGGTTTGCAGTTCGATCTCGATGCGTCGGCGCTGGGAATTCTGACGCTGGCTCTGTTGCTGGGAACTCCGTTGCTGTCCTTGATCGGTGCGATCGGCGCGGCGCTGACCCTGGGGGTGCGTGGCGGCGGCGTGTTGCTGGCGCTGCTGGTATTGCCGCTTTATATCCCCGCGCTGATCTTCGGCGCGGGAGCGGTGGAAGCCCATGTCGCGGGTCTCGATGCGGGTGGGCATTTGTCCTTGCTGGCAGCGATGCTGGCCTTGGCTGTATTTTTTGCGCCGTGGGCAACCACGGCCGCTTTGAGGATTGCACTGGAGTGAGGCAGTCGATTATTCAGTGGTTCAGGTTTGCCAGCCCGCAGAGCTTCTATCCGCTCGCCGGGCGCCTGATCCCGTGGTTCTGGGCCGCCGCGGCCGTCTTCGGCATTGCCGGGCTGTGGATTTCCTTTTTCGTCGCGCCGACCGACGCGCAGCAGGGCGAGGGCTACCGCATCATCTTCGTCCATGTGCCGGCCTCCTGGATGTCGATGTTCATCTATCTCGTGATGGCCTTCTGGGCCGGCCTTGGCCTCGCGCTCAACACGCGGGTGTCGGGCATGATGGCGCAGGCACTGGCGCCCACCGGCGCCCTGATGGCGGCGCTGTCGCTGTGGACCGGCGCGCTCTGGGGCAAGCCGATGTGGGGTGCCTGGTGGGTGTGGGATGCGCGGCTGACCTCCGAGCTGATCCTGTTTTTCCTCTACCTGGGCTTCATGGCCTTGCAAGCCGCGATCGACGACCCGCGCCGCGCCGACAAGGCCGGAGCGATCCTGGCGCTGGTCGGCGTGGTGAATATCCCCATCATCTATTTTTCGGTGAAGTGGTGGAACACCTTGCACCAGGGCTCGACGATCAACCTCAACAAGGCGCCTTCGATGGCGCAGACCATGCTGTGGGGCATGCTGCTGATGGCCCTGGCCTTCTGGATGTATTCGATCGCCGTGGCGCTGATGCGGGTGCGCGCCATCATCCTCGAACGCGAACGACACACGGAATGGGTGAAGCATGCAGTGGAATAGCGTCGGCGAATTCTTCGCCATGGGCGGCTACGCGCTCTACGTCTGGGGCAGCTTCGGCGCCTGCCTTTTGCTGATGATCGCGGAACCTTTGCTGGCCCGGCACCGTCTTACCGAGGTTCGCAAGAGCCTGATTCGCGAACGACTCGCCGACGAACTCGAACTCCAGCAGAAATCCCGATGAAGCCCAGACAGAAACGCATCGCCCTGATTGCCGGCGGCCTCGCCTCGCTGGCCATTGCCGCGGGGCTGGCGCTCAACGCGCTCGACAGCAACATCGCGCTCTATGTGACGCCCACCGAAGTCGCTGCCGGCAAGGCGCCGCAAGGCAAGGCCTTTCGCATCGGCGGCCTGGTCAAGGAGGGCACGATCAAGCGCCAGGACATGACGGTGAGTTTCATCATTACCGACACCGCCAAGGAGATCCCGGTGGCCTATACCGGCATCCTGCCCGACCTGTTCCGCGACGGCAAAGGCGCGGTGGTGCAGGGGCGGCTGGGCAGCGACGGCGTATTCGCCGCTACCGAAGTGCTGGCCAAGCACGACGAGAACTACATGCCTCCCGAAGCCAAACACGCCATCGATCAGGCCCAGAAAGGTAAACCATGACATTCCCCCCGCCCCCCTTTCCGGGAAAGGGGGTGACTTCGGTTCCCCCGGCAAGCCGGGGTCCGGCCACTGAACGGCTGCCTTTTTGGGGCGGCCCGGCGGAGGCAGCACCATGACCCCCGAACTCGGACACTTCGCCCTGATTCTTGCTTTCGTGGTTTCCCTGTTGCAGGGGGTGCTGCCTCTGGTGGGCGCTCAGCGGGGGCAAGCGCAATGGGTCGCGCTGGCGCGGCCGGCGGCGCAGACCCAATTCCTGCTGATTGCCTTTGCTTTCGCCTGCCTGGCGCAGAGTTTTCTCGCCAGCGATTTTTCGGTGACCTACGTCGCCCAGCATTCCAACACCCAGTTGCCGACCCTGTATCGTTTCTCGGCGGTATGGGGCGGGCACGAAGGCTCCCTGCTGCTCTGGGTGCTGATGCTGGCGGGCTGGGGCGCGGCGGTGTCCCTGGCCTCGCGCCAACTGCCCGAAGTGATGGTGGCGCGCGTGCTCGCCGTGCTCGGGCTGGTCGGCATCGGCCTGCTGGCGTTCATCCTGTTTACCTCCAATCCGTTTGACCGTTTGTTGCCGGCCGCGGCGGAAGGGCGCGACCTGAATCCGCTGCTGCAGGATCCCGGACTGGTGTTCCATCCGCCGATGCTCTACATGGGCTATGTCGGCTTTTCGGTGGCCTTTGCCTTCGCCATCGCGGCGCTGATTTCCGGCCGGCTCGATGCGGCCTGGGCGCGCTGGTCGCGGCCATGGACCACGGCGGCCTGGGTCTTCCTCACGCTCGGCATTGCACTGGGCAGCTGGTGGGCGTATTACGAACTGGGTTGGGGCGGCTGGTGGTTCTGGGACCCGGTGGAAAATGCATCCTTCATGCCCTGGCTGGTGGGCACGGCGCTGATCCACTCGCTGGCGGTGACCGAAAAGCGCGGCGCCTTCAAGAACTGGACCGTGCTGCTGGCCATCGCCGCATTCTCGCTCTCGCTGCTGGGCACCTTCCTGGTCCGTTCCGGCGTGCTGACCTCGGTGCACGCCTTTGCGTCGGACCCGCGCCGCGGCGTCTTCATCCTGGTGCTGCTGGCCATCGTCGTCGGCAGCTCGCTGGCGCTGTTTGCCTGGCGCGCGCCCAAGGTCAGCGCCGGCGGCAGCTTCGGCCTGGTGTCGCGCGAGACCATGCTGTTGATGAACAACGTGCTGCTGGTGGTGGCCACCGGCAGCGTGCTGCTCGGTACGCTGTATCCGCTGCTGATCGATGCCCTTGGCATGGGAAAGCTTTCGGTCGGGCCGCCCTATTTCAATGCCGTTTTCGTGCCGGTCATGGTGCCCTTGCTGCTGCTGATGGCGGCGGGGCCGATGGCGCACTGGAAACATGCCGACCTCAGGGCCATCGCGCGCCGCCTGCGGGTGAGCATGGTGCTGGCCGTCATCGCCGGGATTGCCCTGCCGCTGCTGATGGGCGCCTGGACGCCGCTGACCGCGATGAGTTCCCTGCTGGCGGTGTGGATCGTATCCAGCGGCGTGTTCCAGATCATGGACCGGATGAAGACGGGCCGGCCGACCGCGGCCTTCTGGGGCATGCATGTCGCGCACTTCGGCATTGCCGTATTCGTCATCGGCGTGGCGATGGTCGGCGGCTACCAGGAGGAAAAGGATGTCCGCATGGAGCCGGGCGACACGGTAAGCGTCGGTGGCTACGGTTTCCGCCTGGTCGAGGTGAAGACCGCTCCGGGCCCCAACTATCGGGCGTCCGTGGGCACCGTCGAACTGTCGAAGGACGGCCGTTTGCTGAAGATCATGCATCCCGAAAAACGGCAATACTTCTCGTCGCAGATGCCCATGACCGAAGCCGCGATCGATGCCGGATTCACCCGCGACGTGTATGTCTCGCTCGGCGAGCCGCTTGACAACAAGGGGGCGTGGAGCGTGCGGGTGTACTACAAACCCTTTGTCGACTGGATCTGGGGCGGCTGCCTGTTGATGGGCCTGGGCGGCGTCATCGCCATGCTCGACCGGCGCTACCGGCTGCGTGCAAGAGTCGGCGCTGGCGCCACGGCGGGAGTGCCGGCATGAAGCGCTTCCTGATTCCGCTGGTGGTGTTCGTCGTTCTGCTGGTATTCCTCGGCATCGGCCTGACGCTCAATCCGCGCGACGTGCCTTCGCCGCTGAAGGACAAGCCGGCGCCGGCCTTCACGCTGCCGCAACTGGCGGCGGCCGACAAGAGTTTTTCGCCGGCCGACATGAAGGGCAAGGTCTGGCTGCTCAACGTCTGGGCGTCGTGGTGCGTCTCCTGTCGTCAGGAGCACCCGTTGCTGGTGTCCTTCGCCAAGGAGGGCAAGGTGCCCGTGGTGGGTTTGAACTACAAGGATCAGCTTGTCGATGCAAAGAACTGGCTGGCGAAGTTCGGCGATCCCTACGTGGTGTCCGCGGTCGATGCCGACGGCCGGGTCGGCATCGATTACGGCGTCTATGGCGTGCCCGAAACGTATGTCATCGACAAGGCCGGCATGATACGCATGAAGCATACCGGCCCGATCACCCCGGAATCGCTTAAAACGCAGATCCTGCCCCTGGTCGCGGAGTTGTCGAAATGAAGCTGTGCAGTCTGCTGGTTTGTTGCACCCTGATGTTCACCGGCGCGGCGATGGCCAGGGAAGCGGCGCCGATGGCGGCCGACGTCGCGATCGAGAAGCGCATGGTCGCGATCAGCGAAGAACTGCGCTGCCTGGTGTGCCAGAATGAATCGCTGTCCGGTTCGCACGCCGAACTGGCGCAGGACCTGCGTCGCGAGATCCGCAAGATGATCGGCGAAGGCAAGACTGACCAGGAAATCCTCGATTTCATGGTCGCGCGCTACGGCGATTTCGTGCGCTACCGGCCGCCGGTGAAGCCGACCACCTGGCTGCTCTGGGGCGGGCCTTTCGTGCTGCTGGCAGGCGGTATTGGCGCACTGATTGCGTTCCTGCGGCGGCGCGCCAAGGAAGAAGCGGCACCCGTACTTTCCGAAGAAGAACGTCGCCGCGCTGCGGCCTTGCTGGACCAATCCAACTCATGACCTCCTTTTATCTCGCGGCGGCGACGCTGGCTGTCGTCGCTCTGGCGCTGTTGCTGCGTCCGTGGTGGCGTGCCGGTCGCCGTAGCGCCAGCGCCGACTCTTCCTTGCCGGCGCTCAATGCCGCCATCCATCGCGACCGCCTTGGCGAACTGGAGCGAGACCGCAACAATGGCAGCCTGTCGGCAAGCGATTTCGACGAGGCCCGCGAAGAGCTGCAGCGGCAACTGCTTGACGACACCGCCGCGAGCGAGGTGGTCGCTGCTGCCGCGCAGGGCACTTCCGGTCGCGGCGCCGGCATCGCGATCGCCATCCTGGTACCGCTGCTTGCCGTGGCGCTGTATGCCTGGCTGGGCAGCCCCGCAGCGGTATTGCCCGGCGCGGTACAAACCCAGCGCGCCGCGGCCGACATGGAACAGCTCGTGGTCAAGCTCGCCAACAAGCTGGCACAGAATCCGGACAATCCCGAGGGCTGGGCCATGCTGGCACGCTCCTACAAGTCGCTGGGCCGCTGGGATGATGCCGAACGCGCCTATCTCCGCATCGGGCCGGATTTCAACAGGAATGCCGAACTGCTTGCCGAACTGGCGGAAATGCTGGTGCAGAAGAACCAGGGTTTCGATTCGCGTTCGCGCGAGTTGACGCAGCAGGCGCTGCGTCTCGAACCCAACAACATGCTGGCCTTGTTCCTGGGCGGCGGCGAGGCCCTTGACGGCGGGCGCTTCGCCGAAGCCGCCACGCTCTGGGAACGACTGCTGCCCCAGCTCGAGCCCGGCAGCGAAGATGCGCGCATGGTCGAATCCAGTATTGCCATGGCGCGCGAGCGCAGCGGCGGCGCCCGGGCAAAGGCATCGAAGGGGAAGGATGTCGCGGGCGCGGCGGTTCCGCAAGACGACGCGCATCGCGGTGTCGCCAAGGCTGGCAAGGGCGCGGCAAAGGCGACAGCGACATCGGTCAGCGGCCGCGTCGAGCTCTCGCCTGCATTGAAGGACAAGGCCGGGCCCGACGACGTGGTCTTCATCTTCGCCCGCGCCGTCGATGGCCCGCGCATGCCGCTGGCGGCCCAGCGCGCACGGGTGGCCGATCTGCCGCTCGACTTCATGCTCGACGACGGGCAGGCGCTGATGCCGGAGGCCACGATTTCGTCCGCCAAGCAGCTGCGTGTCGAAGTGCGCGTCTCGAAAACCGGCAAGGCGACGCCGGGCAAGGGCGATCTCACCGGCAAGAGCGCCGCGGTGAAGCCCGGCGCCAAGGGCTTGAAGATATTGATCGACCAGGTCGATCCCTGACCGACCTGGCCGTTCCCGAATTGCTGCAAGGGGACGGCCCGCTTGGCCGCCGTATTTCCGGGCGCGGCAAATTTCGTTGAGGCTTGATAAACATCAAGGCTCCCTTCCGGGACAGGCCTAGGATGCTGCATGTGCACAATCACCCAATTCATGCAGGGTTATTGAGGCGCGGCGACTGAAGCGGCACCGCCATCCGTGCCGGCCATGAGGGTCAAGCAATGAACATATCCAGCGCCATCATCCACGCCCGTCCCGGTGCCGTGGCCATCGTTCAGGCCGGGTTGGCCGCGCTGGAAGGCGTCGAGGTGCACGCCGTCTCTCCCGAAGGCAAGCTGATCGTCACCATCGAAACCGAGGATGACGGCAGCAACGTCGCCACTTACGAACGCATTGGCCAGCTCGACGGTGTCATGTCGGCGGCCATGGTCTATCACCAAACCGAATCTGAGCCATACAAGGAGATCTGAAATGAAATTGACGCGACGTGAATTCATCAAGACCAATGCCATCGCCGCGGCGGCTAGCACGGCCGGCATGAGCATTCCCGGTGTGGCGCTGGCCGCCGCGCCGCAGAGCCAGGACGGCGTGCGCTGGGACAAGGGTGTCTGCCGCTACTGCGGTACCGGTTGCGGCGTGCTGGTCGGGGTCAAGGATGGCCGTGTGGTGGCCACCCAGGGCGACCCGGACGCGCCGGTGAACAAGGGTCTCAACTGCGTCAAGGGCTACTTCCTGTCGAAGATCATGTACGGCAAGGATCGGCTGACCCAGCCGCTGCTGCGCATGAAGGACGGCAAGTTCGACAAGAACGGCGAATTCAAGCCGATCTCCTGGGATGCCGCGTTCGACATCATGGCCGAGAAGGTCAAGGCCACCTTGAAGAATCCGGAGCAGGGACAGCGCGGCGTCGCCATGTTCGGCTCCGGCCAATGGACGGTATGGGAAGGCTACGCAGCGGCCAAGCTGATGAAAGCCGGCTTCCGCTCCAACAGCATCGACCCGAACGCGCGCCACTGCATGGCCTCCGCCGTGGCCGGCTTCATGCGCACCTTCGGCATCGACGAGCCGATGGGCTGCTACGACGACGCCGAGCATGCCGACGTCTTCGCGCTGTGGGGCTCCAACATGGCCGAGATGCACCCGATCCTCTGGTCGCGCATCACCAACCGACGCCTCACTGCGCCCCACGTCAAGATTCACGTGCTGTCGACCTTCAGCCACCGTTCCTGCGAACTGGCCGACAACGAGCTGATCTTCAAGCCGCAATCCGACCTGGCGATCCTCAATTACATCTGCAACTACATCATCCAGAACAAGGCGGTGAATCAGGAATTCGTCAAGAAGAACGTCGGTTTCTTCCAGGGCGTCACCGACATCGGCTATGGCCTGCGCCCCAACCATCCGCTGGAACAGGTGGCGATGAACAACGGCTACCCCGGCGCCGACGGCAAGCCCAAGGGTGATCCGAACAAGCACGCGCCGATCACGTTCGATGACTTCGCCAAGTTCGTTTCCGAGTACACCCTGGACAAGGCCCACGAAATTTCCGGCGTGCCCAAGGAAAAGCTCGAAGCGCTGGCCAAGGCCTATGCCGATCCAAAGGTGAAGGTCACCTCCTACTGGACCATGGGCTTCAACCAGCACACGCGCGGTACCTGGGTCAATAACATGATCTACAACGTGCACCTGCTGGTAGGCAAGATCTCCGAGCCGGGCAACAGCCCCTTTTCGCTCACCGGCCAGCCTTCGGCTTGCGGCACGGCGCGCGAGGTCGGCACCTTCGCCCACCGGCTGCCGGCTGATCTGGTGGTGATGAATCCGAAACACCGCGAGTTCTCCGAGAAGATGTGGAAACTGCCCGCCGGCACCATTCCGGAGTGGGTCGGCTATCACGCCGTGCTGCAAAGCCGGATGCTGAAGGACGGCAAGATCGGTTTCTACTGGACGTCCACCACCAACAACATGCAG comes from the Sulfuritalea hydrogenivorans sk43H genome and includes:
- a CDS encoding DsbE family thiol:disulfide interchange protein, whose amino-acid sequence is MKRFLIPLVVFVVLLVFLGIGLTLNPRDVPSPLKDKPAPAFTLPQLAAADKSFSPADMKGKVWLLNVWASWCVSCRQEHPLLVSFAKEGKVPVVGLNYKDQLVDAKNWLAKFGDPYVVSAVDADGRVGIDYGVYGVPETYVIDKAGMIRMKHTGPITPESLKTQILPLVAELSK
- the ccmI gene encoding c-type cytochrome biogenesis protein CcmI, whose protein sequence is MTSFYLAAATLAVVALALLLRPWWRAGRRSASADSSLPALNAAIHRDRLGELERDRNNGSLSASDFDEAREELQRQLLDDTAASEVVAAAAQGTSGRGAGIAIAILVPLLAVALYAWLGSPAAVLPGAVQTQRAAADMEQLVVKLANKLAQNPDNPEGWAMLARSYKSLGRWDDAERAYLRIGPDFNRNAELLAELAEMLVQKNQGFDSRSRELTQQALRLEPNNMLALFLGGGEALDGGRFAEAATLWERLLPQLEPGSEDARMVESSIAMARERSGGARAKASKGKDVAGAAVPQDDAHRGVAKAGKGAAKATATSVSGRVELSPALKDKAGPDDVVFIFARAVDGPRMPLAAQRARVADLPLDFMLDDGQALMPEATISSAKQLRVEVRVSKTGKATPGKGDLTGKSAAVKPGAKGLKILIDQVDP
- a CDS encoding heme lyase CcmF/NrfE family subunit, with amino-acid sequence MTPELGHFALILAFVVSLLQGVLPLVGAQRGQAQWVALARPAAQTQFLLIAFAFACLAQSFLASDFSVTYVAQHSNTQLPTLYRFSAVWGGHEGSLLLWVLMLAGWGAAVSLASRQLPEVMVARVLAVLGLVGIGLLAFILFTSNPFDRLLPAAAEGRDLNPLLQDPGLVFHPPMLYMGYVGFSVAFAFAIAALISGRLDAAWARWSRPWTTAAWVFLTLGIALGSWWAYYELGWGGWWFWDPVENASFMPWLVGTALIHSLAVTEKRGAFKNWTVLLAIAAFSLSLLGTFLVRSGVLTSVHAFASDPRRGVFILVLLAIVVGSSLALFAWRAPKVSAGGSFGLVSRETMLLMNNVLLVVATGSVLLGTLYPLLIDALGMGKLSVGPPYFNAVFVPVMVPLLLLMAAGPMAHWKHADLRAIARRLRVSMVLAVIAGIALPLLMGAWTPLTAMSSLLAVWIVSSGVFQIMDRMKTGRPTAAFWGMHVAHFGIAVFVIGVAMVGGYQEEKDVRMEPGDTVSVGGYGFRLVEVKTAPGPNYRASVGTVELSKDGRLLKIMHPEKRQYFSSQMPMTEAAIDAGFTRDVYVSLGEPLDNKGAWSVRVYYKPFVDWIWGGCLLMGLGGVIAMLDRRYRLRARVGAGATAGVPA
- a CDS encoding cytochrome c-type biogenesis protein; the protein is MKLCSLLVCCTLMFTGAAMAREAAPMAADVAIEKRMVAISEELRCLVCQNESLSGSHAELAQDLRREIRKMIGEGKTDQEILDFMVARYGDFVRYRPPVKPTTWLLWGGPFVLLAGGIGALIAFLRRRAKEEAAPVLSEEERRRAAALLDQSNS
- a CDS encoding chaperone NapD translates to MNISSAIIHARPGAVAIVQAGLAALEGVEVHAVSPEGKLIVTIETEDDGSNVATYERIGQLDGVMSAAMVYHQTESEPYKEI